The following nucleotide sequence is from Triticum dicoccoides isolate Atlit2015 ecotype Zavitan chromosome 7B, WEW_v2.0, whole genome shotgun sequence.
ACAGAAACCTGTGAGAACCTAGAAGAGAAAAGAGAAagtacaagtaaacaaagtaaatgtaCCGTATATTAGAGGAGAAAATTGCAAGCTAGAGTTTCTTTTTCTCTGGCGGTAGTAATGTGATCAGAACCTGCCACCTAGCCTCATTAATCTTGTTTCAAATGGCAGTTTCTGAGATTGCAAAGATGTTATCAGCTTTAGACTTGTATTGGCAACGCGGTATCCAGTAGGAGTCAAGCTGCATCTCTGCAAACTATTCTCATTCAGCTTAATTTGGAAGGTTAGGTTGAAATCGTGCTGCTCGAAGGCTTAGCACATCTCTGTTGGAACATTTTATTAGAATCTCTAGGTTCAACTTGTGCTTTATTGAGCTTTATGATTCCCCTTGTATTAAGGATTTCCTAAGTCCTAACTAGATGCTATGCCTTCTAGTTTTTTTTTCCGTTGATATATTCATTATGGTTGGGAAATGTAGTTAAATGCTGCTTCCGTTTTTCCTGCTTACTTTGTAGGAAGGATTTGCATTCTCACACTGCACAACATGCAAAGCTCAGTTCCATCTTCGAGTGGAAACTCTGGAAGATAACTCATGGCGCAAAATAAAGTTCCGGCTCTTCGTGGCAAGAGATGTTATACTTGGTTTTCTTGCAGTTCAAATTGTAAGCTCTaagatttgaaaatatttctttttTGATGCCTTTTCTTCATTAAATGAAATCCAATATCTTTGTTTCTAAAGATGCTCTTATTTAGTACTGTTGCACAACTGAGAATACTTATGCATAATAAGTCTGTATAATATAATTCAGAAAATGCCCCCCTGAGGCATTCAGAGTTACATTTTCCTACTTAAGTTAAACTATGAAAACACCAATCTATTGAATCTGGAATAGTAGTTGCATTATTCAAAATTTGCATATTTAGATCTTGAGTAAATTTGACGGAACTGCAGGTTTAATGTACAAATGATCACGAAATACAAATTGATACCACAGGTTTAATGTCAAACTAACACAAAATACAAATTGTTTTTTTGAACGGAGTTACTCTTATCATTGGCATTTCACTCTCCAAGCAATGTCAATGCACCTTTTATTTTGAGAATACACATACTGATGTACTATTAAAATATTAGGGCATTTTTTCAGTCCAAATTCAGGCAGGGGAAATAATTATTTGCATATATTTTCATTTTCTGCAGACTATTGCTATCATTAGTGCAGTTGCATACTTTCTAGACAGGGACGGAAGTTTCCGGAATAGTTTCAGTGATGGTTGGGATCGTATCTTGTCAAAGCATCCAATACCGTTCTACTACTGCATAGGTATTGGAATAACACCTTTCTgtcataatgatgcatatgtaccaTTTATAGTAGTCAGCAAAACTTTTGGTTACAGCAACATAAAACTGCTGTTATTGAATTAACCTAAGGTTTTATCTGTTGATGTTCAAGGGGTTGTGGTTTTCTTTGTGCTGCTTGGATTTTTCGGGTTGATAGTGCACTGCTCATCCTTGAACGACAACCAAGATCCGTGCTTAGCTGGGTGCCGGAACTGCTGCTATGGTTGGGGCATCCTGGACTGTCTCCCTGCTTCTTTGGAGGCCTGCTTTGCCCTGGTGGTGCTCTTCATCGTTGTGTTCGCTATCCTTGGGATTGCATACGGCTTCCTCGCGGCGACTATGGCCGTCCAGAGGATCTGGCAGAGACATTATCACATCCTGACGAAAAGAGAGCTCACAAAGGCAAGAGGCTGCCTCACACTGGTCGAGCTATTTCCCCGGGGCAGCATCATTCTTTCAGATTATGAATTCGGTTTCATTCTTTTGCGCATGCAGGAATACGTAGTGGAAGATCTGCATGGCAGCTACTCGGCCCCGAAGCTTGAGCCAGAGCATGAGGAGCGGCTGAAAATGCTGAAGCTACTGTAGGTGGCCCATCCGCATCAAGACCACTGTAAATCCCGCCTGTATTGCTGTGGGCCGAAAGAGTGTTTGGTGAGTTGGATCGACTGTGAAAGAAAATGCTGACGCGATTGAAACTTGTAGCTTTCTGAATTTGGTCCATGCACCTGGTTCTGATCTACTAGTTTTCTTATTCCACTACCTTGCTGTTGCACACATCACAGTTTTATGCTCCATACATCTTTCACAACAAAATATGTAAGTTTGAGGCTGGTCTGAAAGTCAGCGAAGACGGTTCTCGGGAGGCCTTTGATGAAGACATAGGCAAACTGCGACGCGGTCGGCGCGTGGAGAACACGAACTCACCGGGAAACACGCTCGCGGCTGAAGCGAAGATCGATTTCCACGTGCTTGGTGAGTTGGTGCTGAACGAGATTGCTTGACATATACTGTACATGGCGGTCATGTTGTCACACGTAGCTATACATGGCGTTCACGTTGTCACATGTGGCGAGGCGGCGGCTGACGAATCTTGGTGAGAAGTTGCCGAAGCCACACAGCCTCAACGACAGGCGTTGGCATGCCCTTGTACTCCACCTTGGTGCTCGATCGTGAGACAATGTTCTGGCATTTCGACGACCAGCTGACGTGGTTGGAGCCGAGGAACACGTGGCGTGGCGGCAGCCGACGAATCTTAGTGAGAAGTTGCCGAAGCCACACAGCCTCAACGATGGGCGTTGGCAATGCCCTTGTACTCCACCTCAGTGCTCGATCGTGAGACAATGTTCTGGCATTTCGACGACCAGCTGGCGTGGTTGGAGCCGAGGAACACCGCAAAGCCAGACGTAGATTTGAGGGTGTCTGGGCACCCGGCCCAATCCGCGTCCTAGTACGACGTCAAATTGCCATCGGACGACCGAAATAATTGACAGGCCAAGGCGTGTGGTCCCATGAACATAGCGAAGAACCCGCTTCACCATCTGGTAGTGGGCTTCCCCGTGATCATGAACAGACAACATTGTTGAACAGCGAAAGATATATTGGGGAGACCGAGGGTGAGGTACTGGAGAGCCCCGGGGAGACTACGATAGAGTGAGGATCATGGAAAGGACACCATCGGTAGAGGATAATTTTGCATTGATGCCGATGGGTGTAGAGACCAACTTACAGTTTAACATCACCGTGATGATCTAAAACGTCTAGGGGGTATTGTTCTTGAGAAAGCTGGAGACCGGTACTATTGTGGTGCATTGATCCCAAGAAAGTGGTGGAGAGAATCCATATCGGTCATGGCGAATTCAGGGTGCAGCAAGGTGGTGATTGATTTCAGAAAGGTGGAAGAGCCGACGGTGAGAATTATGTCATCTACTTGTAGTAGGAGGTATGCGGTGTCGCGGACTCGATGAAGCAAAAACAACAGTTGGTACAGTCCAATGCCCCCTTGTTTTTTTTAACCGAAAACCGTAGAACAATCGTTCTACGGTATATATATTAAAAGCATAAAATATTTACAAAAGTCTCAAACATTACAAACTGTTCAACCTACCCAACTCCAGTCCTAGTAAAACCTTGAGGCAACATGAGAATTATGCTAAGAACTGATCAATCCAACTAGAAAGTCTATCTGAAAACTTGTCCTTGATCCTATGCTTAATCAAAATCATATCTGCCCGAAAGGAAGCTCTCCAAGAGAGGACTGAAGCCGGGGTAGCCTTGAAAACCACTCCATTTCGCTGCATCCAAATGTTCCAGCAGCCCATTATGATAACTTCCATAGCAATGGGGGTGGAGAGGGCTTGAATGGATAAACTGACTTcatcaaacattgagattcctccgTTTCTCTGACCAAGAATGATGCTCCAGCAGTTGAGAGCAAAATCACAGTCCCAAAAGAGATGCATTGAAGTTTTCATGGAGTGTGTATGACAAAGCACACATTCATAGGAAGGTAGGTAAAAAGATTTTCTTTCAAGCAAATTCCTAGAATCCAGTCTGTCATGAAGCAAAAGCCAAAAGAAAATCTTGTATCTGAGCATAGCAGcacacttccaaatttgtttgAAGATGGGAGGAGCCAGTTCCCCAGCAATCAATTCTCTGTACATCTTGATGGAAGAATAAGGTGTGCCCCAAGGGTACAATGCCCCCTTGTGTTTTAGATATTGTTGTCAGAAACATTGAGGGACTattttgtttgctagtgcacacagagagaAAATAGTCCCTTGAGTTTCGAGAACATTGCTATAATCTTCAGAGAAGAAGTTTGCTATAAACTTCCGAGAGTGTTATCTGAGCTGCAAAGAAGATTGATGAGCTTCGAGGAGTTGCAACCGAGAACAATGTGTGTCGGAGTTGGCCTAAAAATGTTGCTCACGTGGAGCAATTTATACGCGAGGCGTCCAATAGAAAATGATTGAAGCCGAGAAGAATGAAGACGAAGTAAAGACATATCATTTATTCCATTGTTTTATTTCCTTCTTTTGAGTCATATGACCACCGTATGATTAAGAGGGGTTCAAGTATCTCCAGACTTTTGTCTATTGTGATGCTCAACTGAAACTTATTCCATGTGAGTCGATAGAAATATCTTCGTGTGCTGAGATATTTACTCGCGTGCCAGATGTTCTTCTGGGCTGCAAGAGAAATGCTCTAGTAgaggagtcagctttacttgttcctcaagtaaaaTTGTCGAGTgcgtttgaaatccgaccgttggaaacGTGTCGGTTGACTATTGGATTGGCTCCAGGCCCTTGTTGCATTTCCTCTCCAGAATTGTTATGGCTATAAATAGCCAGCCCGCACCAACCGAGATGGTTGGCTGCTGTCTAGGCTGGTTTTCCGGGACATAAAATCCCAGCACATGATCCTTGTGTCATCATCAACCACAGGATTACTGTTGCTGGTGGACACTTCCTTGATACAGAATTCCAAACAGTTTACAAGAATTTGGGTACAAGACCATAAAGGTCCATTGAGTATAAAAATGATCTCTAGTGGTGGATGACAAAAGCGACTCGTCGATCTCCAACTTGATGGAACtccattcccacaggaacagctgacctggctaACTTCTATCTCACGTGGCTACTATCTCCATTTCCTAGGTTGCGGGGTGTCTTCGTAGTTCTCCTCTCCGAATcgtaaatctggccaagacaatggccagagacaagccagtgagtacgtttgaatgtatTCGCAAACATCATGAACAAAAGATATAATAAAAGCATGCAACTAATTTTTAAGTATATTCTACCATGCCATGATAAGAATTTAATGCTATCATGTGAAGTATTATATATGCACAATTAATAAAGGTTGTCAACTAATATCAGTAAGGTATAAGTAAATCATAATGTTGCATAGAAATTTAAATTCGGGCTTCGGGAGATAGAACTGTCCCAAAGGAACCCAAAAGAAAAAGGTAAAAGAATATCATAGTTGGGTGTCTTCGTGATGCCACACAAGGGGCTTTACTTCAAATGAAATCAAAGGAAAAGGGAATTCTAGGCAGTAGAACCGCCTGCTGAATTCCAAAAAGAAAATAATATATGTGCCAGTCGGGCATCTGAAACGACACCTCGAAAGGTCTTGAATATAAATGCCACAATCGGGTGTCTTAAGTGACGCCTCATAAAGGGATTATAAGAAAATAAAAACACGAGTATCCAAGTGGTAAAACCTTCCCAAAGATACTCAACATTTAATATAAGAgaaagggttagtccataataacatTAGTGATCACAATCTTCCATCGTAAATCATAATCAATTTCTGATTTAGTTGCTTTTCCTCTGAAGATCGACACtaagactgacacttgacccatccaagactgtagtccttaactgtggacacgactattcaaataggtTTTATACTCTCCAGAggttgtactctttacccacaagtaaagGATTTCTTTAGCCAGCACCGAGACGCTGACTAATTCCCATTACAACCTTTgggttgaaaacacacctgaccagcacacaccagcttaactttcctgatgccaggaatcacccaaaGCATCACTCAAGAAAAACTCTAAGACGGAGAGGTCACAACCTTGCATGGGATCACAATTTATACCGTGCGCTAACGAAGGGGTGCCCCCCCTCTCGGCCTCAGCTGAATACACCCATGCTCCCTAACCCGATGACTGACATTATTCCTGGAACCAGGAAACCCTCATCGCGgccctctgtatggtgtgtgcgggAAAGGGGTTAACAACTTACCGAACCATACCCTACCTGTGGGAGGGACATATGGTAGCACGAATCAAGTATGGGGGTTACAgagcaagactcgatctacggtctacTCAGCAGGTTTATAGTTTCCTGCAATGATTAGCACAATATATCTCCTTAgtggtacccaacagggtcat
It contains:
- the LOC119336451 gene encoding uncharacterized protein LOC119336451 — encoded protein: MDRSEEETIMSDSDPLLDRKDQSGSLLQLSPPQPATVTVLEIEDEETDGSYAACCRICLEAESEIGDELISPCMCKGTQQFVHRSCLDHWRSVKEGFAFSHCTTCKAQFHLRVETLEDNSWRKIKFRLFVARDVILGFLAVQITIAIISAVAYFLDRDGSFRNSFSDGWDRILSKHPIPFYYCIGVVVFFVLLGFFGLIVHCSSLNDNQDPCLAGCRNCCYGWGILDCLPASLEACFALVVLFIVVFAILGIAYGFLAATMAVQRIWQRHYHILTKRELTKEYVVEDLHGSYSAPKLEPEHEERLKMLKLL